The following proteins are co-located in the Siansivirga zeaxanthinifaciens CC-SAMT-1 genome:
- a CDS encoding DUF3341 domain-containing protein: MEASKVIHAIYTDDDILMSAVKKVKAERYHIEEIYTPFPVHGLDKAMGLAPTRIAITAFLYGLVGLTVAIVMMNFIMIEDWPQNIGGKPSFSYIENMPAFVPIMFELTVFFAAHLMVITFYLRSRMWPFKNAENPDPRTTDDHFLMEISVDGNEAELESLLKETGAVEVNLIDKAH, encoded by the coding sequence ATGGAAGCATCTAAAGTAATTCACGCCATTTATACAGATGATGATATTTTAATGTCTGCTGTAAAAAAAGTTAAGGCAGAAAGATATCACATTGAAGAGATATATACGCCGTTTCCTGTACACGGTCTAGACAAAGCTATGGGATTAGCTCCAACTCGTATTGCTATTACGGCATTTTTATACGGTTTGGTTGGTTTAACAGTTGCTATTGTTATGATGAATTTTATCATGATAGAAGACTGGCCACAAAATATTGGTGGTAAACCAAGTTTTAGCTATATAGAAAACATGCCGGCATTTGTTCCTATCATGTTTGAGCTAACGGTGTTTTTTGCAGCTCACCTAATGGTAATAACATTTTATTTAAGAAGTAGAATGTGGCCTTTTAAAAATGCAGAAAATCCAGATCCAAGAACTACCGATGACCATTTTCTTATGGAAATCTCTGTTGATGGAAACGAAGCAGAACTAGAAAGTTTACTTAAGGAGACTGGAGCAGTTGAAGTTAATTTAATTGATAAAGCGCATTAA